A genomic stretch from Gemmatimonadota bacterium includes:
- a CDS encoding sulfatase-like hydrolase/transferase, producing MKPNILFIHVDQMHADAISALGCEYVHTPAIDELVREGYTFTNAYCAMPQCCPSRACWYTGRMSKEHGVVVNSYPIDPNIPDLGQWLRRENYDCVYTGKWHVTGRDLHASFDVLQPQHGMGELNDGNVARSAVAYLKNRTSDKPFFLSVGFLNPHDCCFPAMSHGGPGKYGFASKIEGDLPPLPDNFDDEYARRGRPSTRHWSRRDWQYYIYQYYRMVEMVDAEVGCVMHALRASPYAGNTLVIFASDHGDGLGFHSNTSKGFLEEEAFRVPTIAWWPGRISEGVRDAEHLISGVDIPATICDYAGAPPLPKTTIARSWRPIFERRDVPWRTYVIGETSIGRLSVAVRDARYKSIIERDNTRLYDLQNDPLETQDLADEVHCADIVARHRAHFREYISQIEMYPEPEEIDLDNLKRGNVYRDYIDWYLSVLNEA from the coding sequence ATGAAACCAAATATACTCTTTATACACGTTGATCAAATGCACGCCGATGCGATCTCTGCGCTCGGCTGCGAATACGTACACACACCTGCTATTGACGAACTCGTGCGCGAAGGCTATACCTTTACCAATGCCTACTGCGCTATGCCCCAGTGCTGTCCATCGCGCGCGTGTTGGTACACGGGGCGCATGTCCAAAGAACACGGCGTTGTCGTCAATTCCTATCCTATTGACCCCAATATTCCAGATCTGGGCCAGTGGCTGCGCCGCGAGAATTACGACTGTGTGTACACGGGCAAATGGCATGTCACGGGACGCGATTTGCACGCGAGTTTTGATGTGTTGCAACCCCAGCACGGCATGGGCGAACTCAACGACGGCAATGTCGCTCGATCAGCCGTTGCCTATCTGAAAAATCGCACGTCTGATAAGCCCTTCTTTTTAAGCGTTGGATTTCTCAATCCGCACGACTGCTGCTTTCCCGCGATGTCTCACGGCGGTCCGGGCAAATACGGTTTTGCATCGAAAATTGAGGGCGATCTTCCGCCTCTTCCGGACAATTTCGACGACGAATATGCCCGGCGCGGTCGGCCCAGTACTCGCCATTGGTCGCGCCGCGATTGGCAGTATTACATCTATCAGTATTACCGCATGGTTGAGATGGTTGACGCCGAAGTTGGTTGCGTCATGCACGCTCTTCGCGCATCGCCTTACGCTGGCAACACCCTCGTCATTTTTGCCTCTGACCACGGCGATGGTCTCGGTTTTCACAGCAATACCAGCAAGGGTTTTCTCGAAGAAGAAGCGTTTCGCGTGCCTACCATTGCGTGGTGGCCCGGGCGTATTTCCGAAGGTGTGCGGGATGCCGAGCATCTCATCTCTGGCGTCGATATTCCCGCTACGATATGCGACTATGCTGGCGCACCGCCCTTGCCCAAGACCACTATTGCGCGTTCATGGCGTCCCATCTTTGAACGGCGCGATGTCCCGTGGCGCACCTATGTCATCGGCGAAACTTCTATTGGTCGGCTATCGGTTGCTGTGCGCGATGCGCGCTACAAAAGCATTATTGAACGGGATAATACGCGTCTCTACGATCTTCAAAACGATCCGCTCGAGACGCAAGATCTCGCCGATGAAGTGCACTGTGCAGATATTGTCGCGCGACATCGGGCACATTTTCGCGAGTACATATCCCAAATTGAAATGTATCCCGAACCAGAAGAAATCGATCTCGACAACCTGAAGCGCGGCAATGTCTATCGCGACTATATCGATTGGTATCTTTCCGTTCTCAATGAGGCATGA
- the coaD gene encoding pantetheine-phosphate adenylyltransferase produces MKKAVYAASFDPVTHGHLWVIQEAAQLFDQLVVAIGINPDKDYTFSLAERLDLLCETTSQFDNVVVASYEHQFLVNYARGIGAGYIVRGIRTQSDYEFERRMRYINSDLDDTITTIFLMPPREIAEISSSFIKGLVGPDGWQDVVRRYVPEPVFEKFVEYFEG; encoded by the coding sequence ATGAAAAAAGCCGTTTATGCCGCCAGCTTTGATCCGGTTACCCACGGCCATCTGTGGGTTATTCAGGAGGCTGCGCAGCTTTTCGATCAACTCGTTGTCGCTATTGGGATCAATCCGGATAAGGACTATACGTTTTCACTGGCGGAAAGGCTGGATCTGCTTTGTGAGACCACGTCGCAGTTCGATAATGTCGTTGTCGCCAGTTACGAACATCAATTTCTGGTCAATTACGCACGCGGTATTGGCGCAGGTTATATTGTGCGGGGTATTCGCACGCAGAGCGACTATGAGTTTGAACGCAGGATGCGCTATATCAATAGTGATCTGGACGATACGATTACGACTATCTTCTTGATGCCTCCGCGAGAGATTGCTGAGATCAGTTCCAGTTTTATCAAAGGGCTGGTGGGTCCCGATGGCTGGCAAGATGTTGTGAGACGCTATGTTCCGGAACCCGTTTTTGAGAAGTTTGTGGAGTATTTTGAAGGGTGA